In one Elusimicrobiales bacterium genomic region, the following are encoded:
- a CDS encoding TlyA family RNA methyltransferase, with the protein MERPPKMRLDAALAARGMFETRSKALAAVMAGQVLLNGLVETKAGRAVRPGDILELAGAKCPYVSRGGLKLKAALDGFGLDVRGKICADIGASTGGFTDCMLQAGASRVYAVDVGRGQLDSRLARDPRVVFMGDCNARFLPPDAFPEKPVFAAIDVSFISLRLVLPPVLAALARPAQAAALIKPQFELSRREAPGGIVRSDELRRKAADGLRNFFAAEIAGKHNARDGGIIPSPIKGVHGNTEFLWLLSLAG; encoded by the coding sequence ATGGAAAGACCGCCCAAAATGCGGCTGGATGCGGCGCTGGCGGCGCGCGGGATGTTTGAAACGCGCAGCAAGGCGCTTGCTGCCGTGATGGCCGGGCAGGTGCTGCTAAACGGCCTGGTGGAAACCAAGGCGGGCCGCGCCGTGCGCCCTGGCGATATTCTGGAACTTGCCGGCGCGAAATGCCCGTATGTCTCGCGCGGGGGGCTAAAGCTAAAGGCCGCGCTGGACGGGTTCGGGCTGGACGTGCGCGGCAAAATCTGCGCCGACATCGGAGCCTCCACCGGCGGGTTCACGGACTGCATGCTCCAGGCCGGCGCAAGCAGGGTGTACGCGGTGGATGTAGGCAGGGGCCAGTTGGACTCCCGCCTGGCCCGCGACCCGCGCGTGGTTTTCATGGGCGATTGCAATGCGCGCTTCCTGCCGCCGGACGCATTCCCCGAAAAGCCGGTTTTTGCAGCCATAGACGTCTCTTTCATCTCGCTGAGGCTGGTGCTGCCCCCCGTGCTGGCGGCGCTGGCGCGCCCTGCGCAGGCCGCGGCGCTGATAAAGCCGCAATTCGAGCTTTCGCGCAGGGAGGCTCCCGGCGGCATAGTGAGGTCGGATGAGCTGCGGCGGAAAGCGGCGGACGGGCTGCGGAATTTTTTCGCCGCGGAAATTGCCGGAAAACACAACGCGCGCGACGGGGGAATTATCCCTTCCCCCATAAAAGGCGTCCACGGCAACACTGAATTTTTATGGCTTCTGTCGCTGGCGGGATAA
- a CDS encoding threonine synthase, whose product MKKAPGFTCIRCGRQYKPGQAEYNCLSCGGNLDVSYDYNLIKKRLTRKTLEANTDRSMLRYLDILPVEDEKLFPPPQVGWTPLYSADKLASALGISALYIKDEGRNPTCSLKDRASAVAAACAREVKAETITAASTGNAAASLACMTASLDMKTVIFVPRTAPAPKVAQILVFGAAVVMVDGSYDDAFDLCVRASREYGWHNRNTGYNPFTREGKKTCAFEICEQMGWKIPDKVFVSAGDGNIISGLWKGVSDFKKLGIIDKLPQLVAVQAEHSNAIKLAFESKDGEIRPVSGKTVADSISVSLPRDGMAAVTALKESGGLAITVTDEQILAAIPELARGAGVFAEPAGAAAYAGVKKAAAQGLVKKGETAVAVITGNGLKDIESAMKTAGKPLRVKPDFEDFKKLAAQAGL is encoded by the coding sequence ATGAAAAAAGCGCCGGGTTTCACCTGCATACGCTGCGGCAGGCAGTACAAGCCGGGCCAGGCGGAATACAACTGCCTCTCCTGCGGCGGCAATCTGGACGTCTCGTACGACTACAACCTCATAAAAAAACGGCTCACCCGCAAAACGCTGGAAGCCAACACGGACCGCAGCATGCTGCGCTATCTGGACATCCTGCCGGTTGAGGATGAAAAGCTCTTTCCGCCGCCGCAGGTCGGCTGGACGCCGCTTTACAGCGCGGACAAACTGGCCTCTGCCCTGGGCATTTCCGCGTTGTATATAAAAGACGAGGGGCGCAACCCCACCTGCTCGTTAAAAGACCGGGCCAGCGCCGTCGCCGCCGCTTGCGCGCGGGAAGTGAAGGCGGAAACCATAACCGCCGCCTCCACCGGAAACGCGGCGGCCTCGCTGGCGTGCATGACCGCTTCGCTGGATATGAAAACCGTCATTTTTGTCCCCAGGACCGCGCCCGCGCCCAAGGTGGCGCAGATACTGGTTTTCGGCGCGGCTGTGGTCATGGTGGATGGCAGCTACGACGACGCGTTTGACCTGTGCGTCAGGGCGTCCCGCGAATACGGCTGGCACAACCGCAACACCGGCTACAACCCCTTCACCCGCGAGGGCAAGAAAACCTGCGCCTTTGAAATCTGCGAGCAGATGGGCTGGAAAATACCGGACAAGGTGTTTGTCTCTGCCGGAGACGGAAATATCATAAGCGGGCTGTGGAAGGGGGTCTCGGATTTCAAAAAGCTGGGCATCATAGACAAGCTGCCGCAGCTTGTTGCGGTGCAGGCGGAGCATTCCAACGCCATCAAGCTGGCGTTTGAAAGCAAAGACGGCGAAATCCGCCCCGTAAGCGGCAAAACCGTGGCCGACAGCATTTCCGTCAGCCTGCCCAGGGACGGCATGGCCGCCGTAACCGCGCTCAAGGAATCCGGCGGCTTGGCCATCACGGTTACCGACGAGCAGATACTGGCCGCCATCCCGGAGCTTGCGCGCGGCGCCGGGGTGTTTGCCGAGCCGGCGGGCGCGGCGGCCTATGCCGGCGTCAAAAAAGCTGCCGCGCAGGGGCTTGTGAAAAAAGGGGAAACGGCGGTTGCCGTCATCACCGGCAACGGCCTTAAAGACATTGAAAGCGCCATGAAAACCGCCGGAAAGCCGCTGCGCGTAAAACCGGACTTTGAAGATTTCAAAAAACTAGCCGCCCAGGCCGGCCTGTAG
- a CDS encoding rhomboid family intramembrane serine protease — protein MRLAQTIYHNLPPATRWGLLLMFCGYIIFLAFGFRAELVLGLSPAFALGRLWLWQFITYIFMHGGFWHLLINGFMVWTFGAMFEGFWGTRKFLVYCAITGISAGLCHAAAEPHSAMPVVGASGVVFGLLAAFALEFPEMPVYAWFVFPMKAVHMALLLGAAELAMCFNPQKSAAANLAHLGGMVAGYIYLRWHPAIAGKLALLRGPETVRRVKTEDSDIDRILDKISSRGEESLTENEKRRMERYSKWLKR, from the coding sequence ATGAGGCTGGCGCAAACCATTTACCACAATCTCCCCCCGGCGACGCGCTGGGGGCTGCTGCTGATGTTCTGCGGCTATATCATTTTCCTGGCATTCGGCTTCAGGGCGGAGCTGGTACTGGGATTGTCGCCCGCCTTCGCGCTGGGGCGGCTGTGGCTGTGGCAGTTCATAACCTACATATTCATGCACGGCGGCTTCTGGCATTTGCTGATAAACGGCTTCATGGTCTGGACTTTCGGCGCGATGTTTGAAGGCTTCTGGGGAACGCGGAAATTTCTGGTTTACTGCGCCATAACCGGCATAAGCGCGGGGCTCTGCCACGCGGCGGCGGAGCCGCATTCCGCGATGCCGGTGGTGGGCGCGTCGGGGGTGGTGTTCGGGCTGCTGGCGGCGTTCGCGCTGGAATTCCCGGAAATGCCGGTATACGCCTGGTTCGTTTTCCCGATGAAAGCCGTGCACATGGCGCTGCTTCTGGGCGCGGCGGAGCTGGCCATGTGCTTCAACCCGCAGAAAAGCGCGGCGGCAAACCTGGCGCATCTGGGCGGGATGGTGGCGGGATATATTTACCTGCGCTGGCATCCCGCCATCGCCGGAAAGCTGGCGCTGCTGCGCGGGCCGGAAACAGTGCGCCGCGTCAAAACCGAAGACAGCGACATTGACCGCATACTGGACAAAATCTCCAGCCGGGGCGAGGAATCGCTTACGGAAAACGAAAAACGCAGGATGGAGCGTTATTCCAAATGGCTAAAACGCTGA
- the hemW gene encoding radical SAM family heme chaperone HemW, with amino-acid sequence MRGLYIHIPFCSGKCGYCDFVSFAGKERLRGAYITALANEMSAYRGMGAHTLYIGGGTPSELDGAELRRLLNAVGERFNPVREFEESTVEVNPESITRDKIMILRQFGVSRISMGLQSFDDATLSALGRRHDAARFLDAYLDLRSVGFSNINIDVIAAPPYQDRAGFAETVRRVIELKPEHVSVYGLEIPQACALAGRGVSVDGDLCRDMLEDACSALAAAGYSHYEISNFARPGRECRHNINYWDNGEYIGIGCAAASYVGGIRRVTAPMLEHYCSTLSKEGGEPPLASCEKLEGKEKTGESLMLGLRKLTGLKLTDDMRRDFGGELVTLAARGLLVLEDDTARLTREGIYVSNEVFRSFVPPF; translated from the coding sequence ATGCGCGGACTCTACATACACATCCCGTTTTGCTCCGGCAAGTGCGGGTATTGCGATTTCGTCTCTTTTGCCGGCAAGGAGCGGCTGCGCGGCGCTTATATAACCGCGCTGGCAAACGAGATGTCGGCCTATCGCGGCATGGGCGCGCACACCCTTTATATCGGCGGCGGCACGCCCAGCGAGCTTGACGGCGCGGAACTGCGCCGCCTGCTCAACGCCGTGGGCGAGCGTTTCAACCCCGTGCGCGAGTTTGAGGAATCCACCGTTGAAGTAAACCCCGAAAGCATCACGCGCGACAAAATCATGATTTTGCGCCAGTTCGGCGTCAGCCGGATAAGCATGGGCTTGCAGTCTTTTGACGATGCCACGTTGTCCGCGCTGGGCCGCCGCCACGACGCTGCGCGTTTTCTGGACGCGTATCTGGACCTGCGCTCGGTCGGGTTTTCAAACATCAATATAGACGTTATTGCCGCGCCGCCGTATCAGGACAGGGCCGGCTTTGCCGAAACCGTCCGCCGGGTGATAGAACTAAAGCCCGAGCATGTGTCTGTCTACGGGCTTGAAATCCCGCAGGCCTGCGCGCTGGCGGGCCGGGGCGTTTCCGTGGACGGAGATTTGTGCCGGGATATGCTTGAAGACGCCTGCTCCGCGCTGGCCGCGGCGGGCTACAGCCATTACGAAATATCCAATTTCGCCAGGCCGGGCCGCGAATGCCGCCACAACATCAACTACTGGGACAACGGAGAGTATATAGGCATAGGCTGCGCGGCGGCCTCGTATGTAGGCGGCATCCGGCGCGTAACCGCGCCGATGCTGGAGCATTACTGCTCCACCCTCTCCAAAGAGGGCGGCGAGCCGCCTCTGGCTTCCTGCGAGAAGCTGGAAGGCAAGGAAAAAACCGGCGAAAGCCTTATGCTGGGGCTGCGCAAACTCACAGGGCTTAAATTGACCGACGATATGCGCCGCGACTTCGGCGGCGAGCTTGTAACCCTGGCCGCCCGCGGGCTGCTTGTGCTGGAAGACGACACCGCCCGTCTCACCCGCGAGGGAATCTACGTCTCAAACGAAGTTTTCCGCAGCTTCGTGCCGCCTTTCTGA
- a CDS encoding slipin family protein encodes MIGLPLIIVLAVFAFSCIRVLNEYERGVVLTLGRFSGVKGPGVIFLIPGVQQMFRISTRVMVLDVPPQDIMTRDNISSRVNAVVYFRVVDPKSAVLNVENYMYATSQLSQTTLRSVLGQQELDDLLANRDKINKNLQEILDQHTEPWGIKIASVEVKNVDIPQDMQRAMAKQAEAERERRAKVIHAEGEFQAAQKLADAAKIIGSEPAAIQLRYLQTLTEIATEKNSTTLFPIPIDMISAFLKK; translated from the coding sequence ATGATAGGACTGCCGCTTATTATAGTGCTGGCGGTGTTTGCGTTCAGCTGCATCCGCGTGCTTAACGAATACGAGCGCGGCGTGGTGCTTACCCTTGGCCGCTTCAGCGGAGTCAAAGGGCCGGGCGTGATATTCCTTATCCCCGGGGTGCAGCAGATGTTCCGCATCAGCACGCGGGTGATGGTGCTGGACGTGCCGCCGCAGGACATCATGACGCGCGACAATATCTCCAGCCGCGTCAACGCCGTTGTGTATTTCCGCGTGGTGGACCCCAAGTCCGCCGTGCTTAACGTGGAAAACTACATGTACGCCACCAGCCAGCTCTCGCAGACGACGCTGCGCAGCGTGCTGGGCCAGCAGGAGCTGGACGACCTGCTTGCCAACCGCGACAAAATCAACAAAAACCTCCAGGAAATCCTGGACCAGCACACCGAGCCGTGGGGCATAAAAATCGCCAGCGTGGAGGTCAAAAACGTTGATATCCCCCAGGACATGCAGCGCGCCATGGCCAAGCAGGCCGAGGCCGAGCGCGAACGCCGCGCCAAGGTCATTCACGCCGAGGGCGAATTCCAGGCCGCCCAGAAGCTGGCCGACGCCGCCAAAATCATAGGCTCCGAGCCGGCGGCCATCCAGCTGCGCTACCTGCAGACGCTCACGGAAATTGCGACGGAGAAAAACTCCACGACGCTGTTCCCGATACCGATAGACATGATATCGGCGTTTCTGAAGAAATAG
- the coaE gene encoding dephospho-CoA kinase (Dephospho-CoA kinase (CoaE) performs the final step in coenzyme A biosynthesis.) — protein MAKTLIVGLTGSPASGKSEAAKVFRELGAEVVCADALAKLALEAGSAACAGIRRKFGKKAFRPDGSVNRQWLADRVFSAPALKKWLEMQVHPIVIIESLKTLRSTKRDIAVFDAPLLFEAQAQRICDITLCVRAKRELRLERAIRRGWSEAEFSARDKAQFPQERKAALADVVIDNSGSRKELAAKITELYRTLISIKI, from the coding sequence ATGGCTAAAACGCTGATTGTGGGGCTGACCGGCTCGCCCGCCTCCGGCAAAAGCGAGGCGGCCAAAGTATTCCGGGAACTGGGCGCGGAGGTCGTCTGCGCCGACGCGCTGGCAAAACTCGCGCTGGAGGCGGGCTCTGCCGCCTGCGCCGGAATAAGGCGCAAATTCGGCAAAAAAGCGTTCCGCCCCGACGGAAGCGTGAACCGGCAATGGCTGGCGGACAGGGTGTTTTCCGCTCCGGCGCTTAAAAAATGGCTTGAAATGCAGGTACACCCAATTGTTATAATAGAATCTCTGAAGACGCTCCGCAGCACAAAGCGAGACATTGCGGTTTTTGACGCTCCGCTTCTTTTTGAGGCGCAGGCGCAGCGGATATGCGATATAACGCTGTGCGTGCGCGCAAAGCGGGAACTGCGCCTTGAGCGCGCCATAAGGCGCGGCTGGAGCGAGGCGGAATTTTCCGCCAGGGACAAAGCCCAGTTTCCGCAGGAGCGCAAAGCCGCGCTGGCGGATGTGGTGATAGACAATTCGGGCAGCAGGAAAGAGCTTGCAGCAAAAATAACTGAACTATACCGGACTCTGATTTCAATAAAAATTTGA
- a CDS encoding potassium channel protein, translated as MKISRTEIITVAALMLSVLAAGVSGYMIIEGWNLADSLYMTVITLATIGYGETHPLSPHGRIFTMLLIFGGLGIMAYAFSMFTALIVGGHLTDAFRRRKMDKQIKSLAGHYIVCGASRAGLSIAEELAKTGRSFVMVEMDAASAARLVERGWLTVRGDATEDKTLKEAGMERAAGLFCCLNNDKDNAFAALTGRLLNQASRIISAQRSEEVRQKLMRSGADAVINPGHIGGLRMVSEMVRPATVTFLDNMLREARNAYRFEDVEIRTPVLLGDIKGAQGGAALAVAVRRRGAVDYEMNPAPDMRLAEGDVVIALGSREQIASLRRGLGLH; from the coding sequence ATGAAAATATCAAGAACGGAAATTATCACCGTGGCGGCCCTCATGCTGTCCGTATTGGCGGCGGGCGTGTCCGGCTACATGATTATAGAGGGCTGGAATCTGGCGGATTCGCTTTACATGACCGTCATAACCCTGGCCACCATCGGCTACGGGGAGACGCACCCGCTGTCGCCGCACGGGCGGATTTTCACCATGCTGCTTATATTCGGCGGGCTGGGAATAATGGCCTATGCGTTTTCCATGTTCACCGCGCTGATTGTGGGCGGCCATCTCACAGACGCTTTCAGGAGAAGAAAAATGGACAAGCAGATAAAATCGCTGGCGGGGCATTACATCGTCTGCGGCGCGAGCCGGGCCGGACTCTCCATCGCGGAGGAACTGGCAAAAACGGGCAGGTCTTTTGTCATGGTGGAAATGGACGCGGCCTCCGCCGCCAGGCTTGTGGAGCGCGGATGGCTGACTGTCCGCGGCGACGCCACGGAGGATAAAACCCTCAAGGAGGCGGGGATGGAGCGCGCCGCGGGGCTGTTCTGCTGCCTTAACAACGACAAGGATAATGCCTTCGCCGCGCTTACCGGGCGGCTGCTGAACCAGGCTTCGCGCATAATAAGCGCCCAGCGCTCCGAGGAGGTGCGCCAGAAGCTCATGCGCAGCGGGGCGGACGCGGTCATAAATCCGGGGCATATAGGGGGGCTGCGCATGGTCTCGGAAATGGTGCGGCCCGCCACTGTTACTTTCCTGGACAACATGCTGCGCGAGGCCAGAAACGCCTACCGTTTTGAGGATGTGGAAATCAGGACCCCTGTCCTGCTGGGCGATATAAAGGGCGCGCAGGGCGGCGCGGCGCTGGCCGTGGCCGTCAGGCGGCGCGGCGCCGTGGATTACGAGATGAACCCCGCGCCGGACATGCGGCTGGCCGAGGGTGATGTTGTCATAGCCCTGGGCAGCCGGGAGCAGATAGCCTCACTGCGGCGTGGCCTCGGATTGCATTGA
- a CDS encoding peptidyl-prolyl cis-trans isomerase: protein MKKLVICVAAMVCAGIAFAAQKGSDRAAEVNGEAIKKSDVDARLWSLFGVNLTNDLINERLILQEAAKQKITVDAASVDKNLQNLKGQGKQAEDFTANLKAQGISEDVVRNQIRIKTLAEALAVKKFDIKTTDADAEAFFKLNKKSLDKPEGVSAVQLSVPSSQEAQDMLSAVKAGADFKNLAVAKCTANKLCPADGSPVVIYKGQLPADVEKAVFALQPGETSQVINGNNVFIVVKMIKAVPAAPAEFAALKDQISSVLQQQKVGQAVPEMIKQLRAEAKIKVY from the coding sequence ATGAAAAAGCTGGTAATATGTGTTGCCGCCATGGTGTGTGCGGGCATTGCGTTCGCCGCGCAAAAAGGCTCCGACAGAGCCGCAGAAGTCAATGGCGAGGCAATCAAGAAAAGCGATGTGGACGCAAGGCTCTGGTCGCTGTTCGGCGTCAACCTGACAAACGACCTCATAAACGAACGGCTCATACTCCAGGAAGCCGCCAAGCAGAAAATCACGGTTGATGCCGCGTCCGTGGATAAAAACCTCCAGAATCTCAAGGGCCAGGGGAAACAGGCCGAGGATTTCACGGCCAATCTCAAGGCGCAGGGCATAAGCGAGGATGTGGTGCGCAACCAGATTCGCATCAAAACCCTGGCAGAGGCGCTGGCTGTCAAAAAGTTTGACATCAAGACCACCGATGCCGACGCGGAGGCTTTCTTCAAGCTGAACAAGAAAAGCCTGGACAAGCCGGAAGGCGTTTCCGCGGTTCAGCTTTCTGTTCCGAGCAGCCAGGAGGCGCAGGACATGCTGTCCGCTGTGAAAGCCGGGGCCGACTTCAAAAATCTGGCCGTGGCCAAATGCACGGCGAACAAGCTCTGCCCTGCGGACGGCTCGCCGGTTGTCATATACAAAGGACAGCTTCCCGCGGATGTGGAAAAGGCGGTGTTCGCATTGCAGCCCGGAGAAACCTCCCAAGTGATAAACGGCAACAACGTGTTCATCGTAGTCAAGATGATAAAGGCCGTGCCGGCGGCGCCCGCAGAATTCGCCGCGCTCAAGGACCAGATAAGCTCCGTGCTGCAGCAGCAGAAGGTGGGCCAGGCCGTTCCAGAGATGATAAAGCAGCTGCGCGCCGAAGCTAAAATCAAGGTTTACTAG
- a CDS encoding DUF3800 domain-containing protein: MAYFLFLDESGGGHTEGEYEVLGGIAVEDVKLWGFIQDAHNLELEIFGRRYTDGDREIKGKKLLKKKVFTHAKYMEMIAPGERTVLAKKALDNGPAATRKELAALAQAKLCYVNRLFRLCITNKIKAFASIVAPDAPGTPEAGILRKDYSYLFERFFYFLEDAGHSAGIVVFDELEKIKSHILITQMESYYQKTAKGKQRATRIIPEPFFVHSHLTTCIQVADLVDYVLGWTWKVDGVQTKRPELEYFQKLVFSMRHKIKRSRLDIFSFSYIRDLRCQREMKKAM, translated from the coding sequence ATGGCATATTTTCTGTTTCTGGACGAAAGCGGCGGCGGCCACACCGAAGGAGAATATGAGGTGCTGGGCGGCATCGCCGTTGAAGATGTCAAATTATGGGGATTTATTCAAGACGCGCACAATTTGGAGTTGGAAATATTCGGCAGACGATACACTGACGGCGACAGAGAAATCAAAGGCAAGAAACTCCTGAAGAAAAAAGTTTTTACTCATGCCAAATATATGGAAATGATCGCACCGGGGGAGAGGACTGTTCTGGCGAAAAAAGCGCTGGATAACGGTCCCGCCGCCACGCGAAAGGAACTGGCAGCGCTTGCGCAAGCCAAGCTGTGCTATGTGAACAGACTATTCAGGTTATGCATAACCAATAAAATAAAAGCATTTGCGTCGATAGTTGCGCCGGATGCCCCGGGAACTCCGGAAGCGGGAATATTAAGAAAAGATTACTCTTACCTGTTTGAACGTTTTTTTTATTTCTTGGAAGACGCCGGTCATTCCGCAGGGATAGTTGTTTTTGACGAGCTTGAAAAAATAAAAAGCCATATACTTATCACGCAAATGGAATCCTATTATCAGAAAACAGCCAAAGGAAAGCAACGGGCGACGCGCATTATCCCCGAACCCTTTTTTGTGCATAGCCATCTCACAACATGTATACAGGTGGCGGATCTTGTAGATTATGTCTTGGGATGGACATGGAAAGTGGACGGGGTACAAACAAAACGTCCTGAATTGGAATACTTTCAGAAACTGGTGTTTTCAATGAGACATAAAATCAAACGGTCCCGACTGGATATTTTCAGTTTTTCTTATATCAGGGATCTGAGATGCCAGCGGGAAATGAAAAAGGCAATGTAG
- the polA gene encoding DNA polymerase I, which yields MKKNFYIIDAHGFLHRFFHALPKFTASSGEEVGALFGFTRLLLKILREKKPDYMAVCFDSPGPTFRHGMFSAYKANRPKTDPALVSQLAAARELAQGLGLKILALPGYEADDLIACAAKAAAAGGAAAVIVSSDKDIYQLAREGVEFWPGDNTPPRGADYVTQKYGIAPALLTDYFALTGDSSDNVPGVAGIGPKTAAKLVSEFGSLENMLEKARAGEMEPSAAGKLLAHEAEAKLSKQLVTIDNGCPIGGIEDFAVSPAPAEALAGLARRFELRDLLSLARTGAAASGADIPKPGGWDAALEKLMSAKEFYFQAGGGGVLVGFSETDCAFKPLAGLTEADRAALSRALSDSSALKLGHYIKEAMREAALAPCPLNCLDTALAAWCVNPSLGDYGFAALAAEYAGIIITSPKAEDGLFSASPDKLVMENMHIRALAQTLRDKMAAEGVEPLYREMELPLIPVLARMEAAGAAVDVSALEAAGKRLSARMEVLHKDINFSAGMEINPNSPKQIAALLFERLGLKSGRKTKTGWSTDEESLSAISGAHPVVPLLLEYREAAKLKSTYVDNLTALSENGRVHTRFDQTGTATGRLSSLHPNLQNIPVRGEGAQAVRGAFRAGEGKVLLSADYSQIDLRVLAHESGDNALCAAFNSGGDIHLRTAAEVFNAAPELVSADMRRAAKAINFGIVYGQGAQALAAQLGIPRTEAQKYIDHYFETYGGVKSWIDSAVTAAARDGFVRTMSGRIRRLPEISSASNAAAAFARRAAVNTVIQGGSADIIKKAMLAVDKLLAGEKAVMTLQVHDELLFEIPEGDLPRLAPRIKQLMESAYTLKVPLSVDLKSGKTWSGMKPL from the coding sequence GTGAAAAAAAACTTTTACATAATAGACGCGCACGGCTTCCTGCACAGATTCTTCCACGCGCTGCCGAAATTCACCGCCTCCTCCGGCGAGGAGGTGGGCGCGCTGTTCGGTTTCACCCGCCTGCTGCTTAAAATACTGCGCGAGAAAAAGCCGGATTACATGGCCGTCTGTTTTGACTCCCCCGGCCCCACCTTCCGGCACGGGATGTTTTCCGCCTACAAGGCCAACCGCCCGAAAACCGACCCGGCCCTCGTTTCGCAGCTTGCCGCCGCGCGCGAACTGGCGCAGGGGCTGGGGCTTAAAATACTGGCCCTGCCCGGCTACGAGGCCGACGATTTGATAGCCTGCGCCGCAAAGGCCGCCGCCGCCGGCGGTGCCGCGGCGGTGATAGTATCCTCCGACAAGGATATTTACCAGCTCGCCCGCGAGGGCGTGGAATTCTGGCCGGGCGACAATACCCCGCCGCGCGGCGCCGATTACGTAACGCAGAAATACGGCATTGCGCCCGCGCTGCTGACGGATTATTTCGCGCTCACAGGCGATTCATCCGACAATGTCCCCGGCGTGGCCGGCATAGGCCCCAAAACCGCCGCGAAGCTGGTCTCCGAATTCGGCTCGCTGGAAAACATGCTGGAAAAAGCCCGCGCCGGGGAGATGGAGCCGTCCGCCGCCGGAAAGCTGCTGGCACATGAGGCGGAGGCAAAACTCTCCAAACAACTGGTTACAATCGACAACGGCTGCCCAATCGGCGGGATAGAGGATTTCGCGGTCTCCCCCGCGCCGGCGGAGGCGCTGGCCGGGCTGGCCAGACGGTTTGAGCTCAGGGATTTGCTGTCGCTGGCGCGGACGGGCGCGGCGGCCTCAGGCGCGGATATTCCCAAACCCGGCGGCTGGGACGCCGCGCTGGAAAAGCTGATGTCCGCGAAAGAATTTTATTTCCAGGCCGGAGGCGGCGGCGTCCTTGTGGGATTTTCGGAAACGGACTGCGCCTTCAAGCCGCTTGCCGGACTGACGGAGGCGGACCGCGCCGCGCTTTCGCGCGCCCTGTCGGATTCGTCCGCGCTGAAGCTGGGCCACTATATAAAGGAAGCCATGCGCGAGGCCGCCCTTGCGCCATGCCCGCTGAACTGTCTTGACACTGCATTGGCGGCATGGTGCGTGAATCCCTCGCTAGGCGATTACGGCTTTGCCGCGCTGGCCGCCGAATATGCCGGCATCATTATCACTTCGCCGAAGGCGGAGGACGGGCTTTTTTCAGCCTCGCCGGACAAGCTGGTCATGGAGAATATGCACATCCGCGCGCTGGCGCAAACACTGCGCGATAAAATGGCGGCGGAAGGGGTGGAGCCGCTGTACCGCGAAATGGAGCTGCCGCTTATCCCCGTGCTGGCGCGCATGGAGGCGGCGGGCGCGGCGGTGGATGTTTCCGCGCTGGAGGCGGCGGGCAAACGGCTCTCCGCCCGGATGGAGGTTTTGCACAAAGACATAAACTTTTCCGCCGGCATGGAGATAAATCCCAACTCGCCCAAGCAAATCGCCGCGCTGCTTTTTGAGCGGCTGGGGCTTAAATCCGGCAGAAAGACCAAAACCGGCTGGTCCACGGACGAGGAATCCCTTTCCGCCATAAGCGGGGCGCACCCCGTAGTGCCGCTGCTGCTGGAATACCGCGAGGCGGCCAAGCTGAAATCCACTTATGTTGACAATCTTACCGCCCTGTCGGAAAACGGGCGGGTCCACACCCGCTTTGACCAGACGGGGACGGCGACGGGGCGGCTGTCCAGCCTGCATCCGAATTTGCAGAATATCCCCGTCCGGGGCGAGGGCGCGCAGGCGGTGCGCGGCGCGTTCCGCGCGGGGGAGGGCAAAGTCCTGCTCTCCGCCGATTATTCCCAGATAGACCTGCGCGTGCTGGCACACGAAAGCGGGGACAATGCGCTGTGCGCGGCGTTCAATTCCGGCGGGGACATTCATCTGCGCACGGCGGCGGAGGTTTTCAACGCCGCGCCGGAACTGGTGAGCGCAGACATGCGCCGCGCCGCCAAAGCCATCAATTTCGGCATAGTCTACGGGCAGGGCGCGCAGGCGCTGGCGGCGCAGCTTGGCATCCCCCGCACTGAAGCGCAGAAATACATAGACCATTATTTTGAGACATACGGCGGCGTCAAAAGCTGGATAGACTCCGCCGTAACCGCTGCCGCGCGCGACGGTTTCGTGCGCACGATGAGCGGCCGCATCCGCCGGCTGCCGGAGATTTCGTCGGCCAGCAACGCCGCGGCGGCGTTTGCCAGGCGCGCGGCGGTAAACACCGTCATACAGGGCGGCTCGGCGGATATAATAAAAAAAGCCATGCTGGCGGTGGACAAGCTGCTGGCGGGCGAAAAAGCAGTGATGACGCTGCAAGTGCATGATGAGCTGCTTTTTGAAATTCCGGAAGGCGACCTGCCGCGCCTTGCGCCGCGGATAAAGCAGCTGATGGAAAGCGCATACACACTGAAAGTCCCGCTTTCCGTGGACCTCAAATCCGGCAAAACCTGGAGCGGGATGAAACCGCTATGA